Proteins encoded within one genomic window of Leptospira stimsonii:
- a CDS encoding DUF1349 domain-containing protein has translation MFHEGEGIEKGFFWYNIPEFDIKGERLFLNTSPDTDFWQRTHYGFRRDTGHCLLKPIDYDFSMSVRTEFFPKKQ, from the coding sequence ATGTTTCATGAAGGTGAGGGAATTGAGAAAGGATTTTTCTGGTACAATATTCCAGAGTTTGATATTAAAGGTGAAAGGTTATTTCTGAATACTTCTCCCGATACGGATTTCTGGCAACGGACACATTACGGTTTTCGAAGGGACACTGGTCATTGTCTGCTTAAACCCATTGACTACGATTTTTCGATGTCGGTAAGAACCGAATTTTTTCCAAAGAAGCAATAG
- a CDS encoding FtsK/SpoIIIE family DNA translocase, translating into MESKDLKPAWNLQNGKKILPYVLLFSGIILTLSLGSFDAGEQGIQNNFFGRLGFYLSYGMFFMFGAASFLPGLFAIGLGSLRLVKDEFDLTNRLFSLPVFLFCFTVTLQVTGHVSTIPFASQGGFVGQLLSSGLEFIFGSTGKILIHLVFYFYGFILLLNESPLHFLGRVLGTAGAKYREGFQSGFGKGRATLGSLFQFAVEKIQKKETSPPWFASLNSGDHSPEELFQQMNSHKKSSRRIEPSPLQTALHSTFGKEGRLSDLLSKVDSGSLVSKESSRIRFQNQGAFSGNFEEEGKVFRFQTVSSSLSEKIREEKRFQESSSSWEIIDFRTSDTANAFTKKERTIAIVSPPRKEETFTSLEKEEEWTEDSSEEAREELYEETMGEEESDEEESDESSVDALEESFEEIEEVEEIGEEKKFVSLSPIEKVVPSFEKKEPRLEQTLPFPPVTLIPEVKSKRSIYHVPLKSLKTTTTKIQDPLFKIESDKVARKIEEIIRQYGYESQVVSMERGPIITRYELTPPPGVKLGRITSLADELRLYLAVKNIRIVAPIPGKSTIGIEVPNTIREDVFLGDILHQNLSLRPKKDLSILIGKDISGKLVSIDLNKLPHLLVAGTTGSGKSVCLNSMISSLVVHLSPEEVRFIMIDPKMVELTLYEDIPHLLMPVITDPKKATRALAWAIQEMEARYHSVSKLKCRDFKTYNEKVEQGAHRDGYKKMPYIVIFIDELADLMMVSGKDLEDAITRITQKSRAVGIHLIMATQRPSVDVITGLIKANCPARMAFHVAQKTDSKIILDQNGAESLLGKGDFLYKSPTAADLVRIQSPYVSEEEIEKIVEEARKFGKPSYVDFDLDEEPESATIDEEDEELFEQAWEIVRSDRKASASYLQRRMRIGYNKAARLMELMEERGYVSAQIGSKGREILK; encoded by the coding sequence ATGGAATCCAAAGACCTCAAACCAGCCTGGAATTTACAGAATGGAAAGAAGATTCTTCCTTATGTCCTCCTTTTTTCCGGGATTATTCTTACCCTTTCCTTGGGATCCTTCGACGCAGGAGAGCAAGGGATTCAAAATAACTTCTTTGGAAGACTCGGATTCTATCTTTCTTACGGAATGTTCTTTATGTTCGGAGCCGCTTCGTTTCTTCCCGGACTTTTTGCGATCGGGCTCGGATCCCTTCGTCTTGTGAAAGACGAGTTTGACTTAACGAACAGACTCTTCTCGCTTCCCGTTTTCTTATTCTGTTTTACGGTTACTCTTCAGGTGACCGGACATGTTTCTACGATTCCTTTTGCTTCCCAGGGTGGATTCGTTGGACAATTACTTTCTTCGGGGTTGGAATTCATCTTCGGTTCGACGGGAAAAATTCTTATCCATCTTGTTTTCTATTTCTATGGATTCATACTTTTGTTAAACGAATCGCCTCTCCATTTTTTAGGAAGAGTTCTTGGAACGGCGGGAGCAAAATACAGAGAAGGATTTCAATCCGGTTTCGGAAAGGGAAGGGCGACTCTTGGAAGTCTCTTTCAATTTGCGGTAGAGAAAATTCAAAAAAAGGAAACTAGTCCTCCTTGGTTTGCCTCCCTCAACAGCGGAGACCATTCTCCAGAGGAACTCTTTCAACAAATGAATTCTCATAAAAAAAGTTCACGAAGAATCGAACCATCCCCTTTGCAGACGGCTCTTCATTCTACTTTTGGAAAAGAGGGGAGACTCTCGGATCTTCTCTCGAAAGTGGACTCCGGATCTCTCGTCTCTAAGGAAAGTTCCAGAATTCGTTTTCAGAATCAAGGCGCTTTCTCCGGAAATTTCGAGGAAGAAGGAAAGGTCTTTCGTTTTCAAACCGTCTCTTCTTCACTTTCCGAAAAGATCAGAGAGGAGAAGCGTTTTCAAGAATCCTCTTCCAGTTGGGAAATAATAGATTTCCGAACTTCGGATACAGCTAACGCCTTCACAAAAAAAGAAAGGACGATCGCGATCGTATCTCCTCCGAGAAAAGAGGAAACTTTTACTTCTTTGGAAAAGGAAGAAGAATGGACTGAGGATTCTTCAGAAGAAGCGAGAGAAGAGCTTTATGAAGAAACGATGGGCGAAGAAGAATCGGATGAAGAAGAATCAGACGAATCTTCGGTAGACGCTCTGGAAGAATCCTTTGAAGAAATTGAGGAAGTGGAAGAGATTGGGGAGGAGAAAAAATTCGTTTCCCTTTCTCCGATCGAGAAGGTAGTTCCAAGTTTTGAAAAGAAAGAACCAAGGTTGGAACAGACACTCCCTTTTCCTCCGGTGACATTGATCCCGGAAGTAAAGTCGAAACGTTCGATCTATCACGTTCCTCTCAAGAGTCTCAAAACTACGACTACAAAGATTCAAGATCCACTTTTTAAGATCGAATCAGATAAGGTCGCAAGGAAGATCGAGGAGATCATTCGTCAATACGGATACGAATCTCAGGTTGTTTCTATGGAAAGAGGGCCAATCATCACTCGTTACGAACTCACACCTCCACCCGGAGTAAAGCTCGGAAGAATCACTTCTCTTGCGGATGAGCTCCGTCTTTATCTCGCGGTGAAAAACATTCGGATCGTTGCTCCAATTCCTGGAAAATCCACGATCGGGATCGAAGTCCCGAATACGATTCGAGAAGACGTCTTTCTCGGAGACATTCTCCATCAAAATCTAAGCCTGAGACCGAAGAAGGATCTTTCGATTCTCATAGGAAAGGATATTTCCGGAAAGTTAGTCAGCATTGATCTCAATAAATTACCGCACCTCCTCGTTGCGGGAACGACGGGTTCCGGAAAATCGGTATGTTTGAATTCTATGATCTCTTCTCTTGTCGTTCATCTTTCCCCGGAAGAAGTCCGTTTTATCATGATCGATCCGAAGATGGTGGAGCTTACGCTCTACGAAGACATTCCTCATCTTCTTATGCCCGTGATTACCGATCCGAAAAAAGCGACTCGCGCGCTGGCATGGGCCATCCAAGAAATGGAAGCACGTTATCATTCGGTCTCGAAACTCAAGTGTAGAGATTTTAAAACCTATAACGAGAAAGTGGAGCAGGGCGCTCACAGAGATGGTTACAAAAAGATGCCTTATATCGTGATCTTCATAGACGAGCTTGCGGATCTGATGATGGTTTCCGGAAAAGATCTCGAAGACGCGATCACGAGAATCACTCAGAAATCTCGTGCGGTCGGAATCCATTTGATCATGGCGACACAACGTCCTTCCGTTGATGTGATCACAGGTCTTATCAAAGCAAACTGTCCTGCGAGAATGGCGTTCCATGTTGCGCAGAAGACGGATTCTAAAATTATCTTGGATCAAAACGGAGCGGAATCTCTTCTCGGAAAGGGGGACTTTCTTTATAAGTCTCCGACCGCCGCCGATCTCGTGAGAATCCAATCTCCTTATGTTTCCGAAGAAGAGATAGAGAAGATCGTGGAAGAAGCGAGGAAGTTCGGAAAGCCTTCTTATGTAGATTTCGATCTGGATGAGGAACCGGAGAGCGCGACGATCGATGAAGAAGACGAAGAACTCTTTGAACAGGCTTGGGAGATCGTTCGTTCGGATCGGAAAGCCTCCGCGAGTTATCTTCAGAGGAGGATGAGGATCGGTTATAATAAGGCCGCGCGTCTTATGGAACTCATGGAAGAACGCGGATACGTGAGCGCGCAGATCGGCTCGAAGGGAAGAGAGATTCTTAAGTAA
- a CDS encoding DUF1564 domain-containing protein: MGILQLNGDHGIQSHLPQKKTNVVTLLIPENTLLRYPQRERRILPKRIPVLLKRYGKYLSTTRRLGKRASTTLYQLSPGKKKMKKINVRIGEESWALLGIFAQSHGVSRCFLFNYLLYLEELKVGDSIVNTMNKGVPTFHKNYRYILQVDLRKKRISRVLQCEPRDTFFFSDH; the protein is encoded by the coding sequence ATGGGAATATTGCAACTCAATGGGGATCATGGGATCCAATCACATCTACCGCAAAAGAAGACGAACGTCGTAACACTGTTGATTCCGGAGAATACATTGCTTCGTTATCCGCAAAGAGAAAGGAGAATTCTTCCAAAGAGAATTCCGGTTCTCCTGAAACGTTACGGAAAGTATCTCTCCACGACACGTCGTTTGGGAAAGAGGGCATCCACAACTTTGTACCAATTGAGTCCAGGGAAGAAAAAAATGAAGAAAATCAACGTTCGTATTGGCGAGGAAAGCTGGGCCTTATTGGGAATCTTCGCACAATCTCATGGGGTCTCTCGCTGTTTTCTCTTCAATTACCTTTTGTATCTGGAAGAGTTGAAGGTCGGAGACTCAATCGTTAATACGATGAACAAAGGAGTTCCTACCTTTCATAAGAATTACAGATATATTCTTCAAGTCGATCTTCGAAAAAAGAGGATTTCTCGAGTCTTACAATGCGAACCGAGAGATACTTTCTTTTTTTCGGACCATTGA
- a CDS encoding LolA family protein produces MKKTIILSFCFLFLTLESSLWAQPAHNWNSPSEVVKQVKKKFSDLNSYKADFQIQTVSNKKSKNMRGVCLYKKGGRIRYQFSDPSGDEIVSDGKTLYIYIARLNAVGKQDLTLNKSNKSGPIFSSFTDEGLSRIFRKYHYKFDSIEQPQVSPKDGRKYFVLNLEQREKVGGFETMLLYVDAQTYFIQKAVASDGRGKETTVEFSNIETNPDLEDGQFNFHISGNAKIVNNPLVSEQ; encoded by the coding sequence ATGAAAAAAACAATCATTCTCTCTTTTTGTTTCTTATTTTTAACCTTAGAATCCTCTCTCTGGGCGCAACCGGCTCATAACTGGAATTCTCCTTCCGAAGTTGTAAAGCAGGTGAAGAAGAAGTTTAGCGATCTGAATTCCTACAAAGCCGATTTTCAGATCCAAACCGTTTCCAATAAAAAAAGTAAAAATATGAGAGGGGTCTGTCTTTATAAAAAAGGTGGAAGGATCCGCTATCAATTCAGCGATCCTTCCGGAGATGAGATCGTCTCCGACGGAAAAACTCTCTACATCTATATCGCACGACTGAACGCGGTCGGAAAACAGGACCTTACATTAAATAAATCGAATAAATCCGGGCCGATCTTTTCCAGTTTTACGGACGAAGGTCTTTCTCGAATTTTTAGAAAGTATCACTACAAGTTCGATTCTATCGAACAACCTCAGGTTTCCCCAAAAGACGGGCGCAAATACTTCGTCCTCAATTTAGAACAAAGAGAAAAGGTCGGCGGCTTCGAGACGATGCTTCTTTATGTCGACGCACAGACCTACTTTATTCAAAAAGCGGTTGCGAGCGACGGAAGAGGAAAAGAAACTACAGTAGAATTTTCGAATATAGAAACAAATCCCGATTTGGAAGACGGTCAGTTCAATTTTCATATTAGCGGAAACGCAAAAATCGTAAACAACCCTCTTGTGTCGGAACAATAA
- a CDS encoding helix-turn-helix domain-containing protein codes for MNQKRVGQILREAREEKKLSVKDVAKETNISVKYILALETEDYSQFPGETFTMGFLKNYGSYLKLDTGQLINLYRGEKIEESQAPLEELTRPTTSYYSKINVDKNKIFTIAAVLVILICAYILIDVATDSSSGDDAVEESGKKLDIPENIDFSSRSIPDNRSESFILTPDKGVSFSVSNQQCKLFIDSVEKGGAVNTAVLAFNVYPELTVYKFRLSEGQEKVLSYTIPEISSLRRNVRIIAQAVTENSAKVLVTLSEEEQKPESAVDTTKTLGDVPIQVTLFFSKASYAEFIIDGQMGFRGLVQAGENRSLEAKDRLELKVGDGSAVEMIQNGKPKITLGRPGKLVKKIFVKTQNPYDSTQSVIRELGE; via the coding sequence TTGAATCAGAAAAGAGTAGGACAGATTCTCCGCGAAGCGAGAGAAGAAAAAAAGTTAAGCGTAAAAGACGTAGCGAAAGAAACAAACATTTCGGTGAAATATATCCTCGCACTCGAAACGGAGGATTATTCCCAGTTTCCCGGTGAAACTTTCACCATGGGATTCTTAAAGAACTACGGAAGTTATCTCAAACTCGACACAGGCCAGTTGATCAACTTGTATCGTGGTGAAAAGATCGAAGAGTCTCAAGCGCCTCTCGAAGAACTCACTCGTCCCACAACATCTTATTATTCCAAGATCAACGTGGATAAGAATAAGATCTTTACGATCGCGGCTGTTCTTGTCATTCTGATCTGCGCGTATATCCTCATCGACGTTGCGACCGATTCTTCTTCCGGCGACGACGCAGTGGAAGAATCCGGTAAAAAACTCGACATTCCCGAAAACATCGACTTCTCTTCCAGATCGATTCCGGATAACAGAAGCGAATCTTTTATTCTTACTCCTGATAAGGGAGTGAGTTTTTCGGTAAGCAATCAACAGTGTAAACTTTTCATCGATTCCGTTGAAAAGGGCGGCGCGGTGAACACCGCAGTCCTTGCGTTCAACGTCTATCCGGAACTCACGGTTTATAAATTCCGTCTGAGCGAAGGACAGGAAAAAGTTCTCAGTTATACGATTCCCGAAATTTCAAGCTTGAGACGCAACGTAAGAATCATCGCACAAGCCGTGACGGAAAACTCAGCTAAGGTTCTTGTAACTCTCAGTGAAGAAGAACAAAAACCGGAAAGTGCGGTCGACACCACTAAGACGTTAGGCGACGTTCCGATTCAAGTGACTCTTTTCTTTAGCAAAGCCAGTTACGCTGAATTCATCATCGACGGACAGATGGGATTCCGAGGTCTTGTGCAGGCGGGTGAGAATCGAAGCCTCGAAGCAAAGGATCGTCTCGAACTCAAAGTAGGGGACGGTTCCGCTGTGGAAATGATTCAGAATGGAAAGCCGAAGATCACACTGGGTCGTCCCGGAAAACTCGTAAAGAAAATCTTCGTTAAAACGCAAAACCCTTATGATAGTACACAGTCCGTCATCAGGGAGCTGGGAGAATAG
- the rimO gene encoding 30S ribosomal protein S12 methylthiotransferase RimO, translating into MEKKFFITTLGCPKNTADSMSMHHSLLEEGFVPATLPEESDFHFINTCTFIQSATEETIQTILSAAQVKKQNHQKLVVVGCFAERYPDNISAEIPEVDLFFGTGKYNQAGKLLREKFPDLSPPKLEFNEDILERLKLSAGIENYSKPYAYVKVSDGCNRGCSFCIIPSFRGKFKESPVEDIVRDANRAIRAGAKEICLVSQDTVYYGRDSEVLLDMVRKVSEIESLKILRLLYLYPDKKTEKLIRLMGQTPKIAPYLESPLQHVSSKILKSMNRAGESSYFKDLFSLAREVKPGLEIRTSFIIGYPGEEPDDVDQVLKFIEETRPEKVNLFSYSPQEGTKGAEVKQTVSEKEKSKRINLIRDAHLAILEEIHESRIGQTYDAIVDNIEDGQAVVRRLQDAPEMDEVVYVDDPSLIPGTLGKVRIDSFYEYDMNGTWVFE; encoded by the coding sequence TTGGAAAAGAAATTCTTCATCACCACCTTAGGATGTCCGAAAAATACGGCGGACTCCATGAGTATGCATCATTCTCTTCTGGAAGAGGGATTTGTTCCCGCTACACTTCCGGAAGAATCCGATTTTCATTTTATCAATACCTGTACCTTCATCCAATCCGCGACCGAAGAAACGATACAGACGATTCTTTCCGCGGCTCAGGTCAAAAAACAAAATCATCAAAAACTCGTCGTCGTGGGTTGTTTTGCGGAACGTTATCCGGATAATATCAGCGCCGAAATCCCGGAAGTGGATCTCTTTTTTGGAACGGGAAAATACAACCAAGCTGGAAAACTTCTCAGAGAAAAGTTCCCCGATCTTTCTCCTCCAAAATTGGAATTCAACGAAGACATTTTGGAAAGACTCAAACTTTCTGCGGGCATCGAAAACTATTCCAAACCGTACGCGTATGTAAAAGTTTCAGACGGTTGCAATCGAGGATGTTCTTTTTGTATCATTCCTTCCTTTCGCGGGAAATTTAAAGAATCACCTGTAGAAGATATCGTTCGCGACGCGAACCGCGCGATTCGTGCGGGAGCAAAAGAGATCTGTCTCGTTTCCCAAGACACGGTCTATTACGGAAGAGATTCCGAAGTTCTTCTGGATATGGTCCGGAAGGTTTCCGAAATCGAATCCCTTAAAATTCTAAGATTGTTGTATTTGTATCCGGATAAAAAAACGGAAAAACTCATTCGTCTGATGGGTCAAACCCCGAAGATCGCGCCTTATCTGGAATCTCCTCTGCAACACGTATCTTCTAAAATCCTAAAAAGCATGAACCGAGCCGGTGAGAGTTCCTACTTCAAAGATCTTTTTTCTCTTGCGAGAGAAGTCAAACCGGGTCTGGAGATCCGCACTTCGTTTATCATCGGTTATCCGGGAGAAGAACCGGATGACGTGGATCAGGTCCTGAAATTTATAGAAGAGACAAGACCCGAAAAGGTGAACTTATTTTCTTATTCTCCGCAAGAAGGAACCAAAGGCGCCGAGGTCAAACAGACCGTATCAGAAAAAGAAAAATCGAAACGAATCAATCTGATCCGAGACGCGCACCTCGCGATCTTGGAAGAGATCCACGAATCAAGAATCGGTCAGACCTACGACGCGATCGTCGACAATATCGAAGACGGTCAAGCGGTGGTAAGAAGACTTCAAGACGCTCCGGAAATGGACGAGGTCGTTTATGTGGACGATCCTTCTCTGATTCCGGGAACTCTTGGAAAAGTTAGGATCGATTCTTTTTACGAATATGACATGAACGGAACCTGGGTTTTTGAATGA
- the pgsA gene encoding CDP-diacylglycerol--glycerol-3-phosphate 3-phosphatidyltransferase — MNKVIFNIPNILTMLRVAAVPFFVWFLFQKELEYHIAALILFVVASLTDLIDGYLARKWNQETEFGKFLDPLADKIIVTGCFVTFIFLQEQIEFWMVCLIIGRDMLITCLRYLAIRQGQSIRTTMLGKVKTVFQMGAIVLILVFFILVSSKKRILINEAYASGKASGLTVFEIATGNAIYFFQNLNKNTTLGDIIFGLGAFVPYWGMLITTAITVFSGLRYMVSNSQVLYPSNIKRMFQKRGTKNSHS, encoded by the coding sequence ATGAACAAAGTTATTTTCAATATTCCTAATATACTTACGATGCTCCGCGTAGCCGCGGTTCCTTTTTTTGTCTGGTTTTTATTCCAGAAAGAATTGGAATATCATATAGCCGCGCTGATTCTTTTTGTCGTCGCGTCTCTGACCGATCTCATCGACGGTTATCTCGCCCGCAAATGGAACCAGGAAACCGAGTTCGGTAAATTTTTGGATCCTCTTGCGGATAAGATCATCGTGACAGGATGTTTTGTTACCTTTATTTTTTTGCAGGAACAGATCGAATTTTGGATGGTCTGTCTGATCATTGGAAGAGACATGCTCATCACTTGTCTTCGTTACCTTGCGATTCGTCAGGGACAATCGATCCGAACTACGATGCTCGGCAAAGTGAAGACCGTATTTCAGATGGGAGCCATCGTTCTCATCCTTGTCTTCTTTATTCTCGTATCGAGTAAGAAAAGAATTCTGATCAACGAGGCGTATGCTTCCGGAAAGGCTTCCGGTCTCACCGTCTTCGAGATCGCAACCGGGAATGCGATTTACTTTTTTCAAAACCTAAACAAGAACACAACCTTGGGAGATATCATCTTCGGTCTCGGAGCCTTCGTTCCTTATTGGGGAATGCTGATCACGACGGCGATCACTGTATTCTCGGGGCTTCGTTATATGGTATCCAACAGCCAAGTTCTTTATCCCTCCAATATCAAAAGGATGTTTCAGAAACGTGGAACCAAGAACAGCCATTCTTAA
- the trpD gene encoding anthranilate phosphoribosyltransferase — protein MEPRTAILKLIDRKHLTSEEAETFLNHVMKGEVSEILLSAFLTAMRANGESVEEVLGCTLALRKNALRPKTVFPFDLLDTCGTGGDGQGTINISTLSAITLASLGIKVAKHGNRSVSSHTGSSDILTRLGYKTEKTQEEVEQHLVSQGFTFLFAPMWHPSMKYAGPVRKELGFRTVFNMIGPLSNPFSPQYQIIGVYEPELMELFIKVLQALGLKRAMVCHSRDGLDEFSIFSITDYSFLENGVISRHSFDPSLLKLPILKKEEVYASSSDHAETLARRVLQGEAIAGSHAVALNAGAGLFVMGKAPSIEEGYKNALEAILSGKTKKYFEDLISKG, from the coding sequence GTGGAACCAAGAACAGCCATTCTTAAACTGATCGATCGAAAACATCTCACTTCGGAAGAAGCGGAGACGTTTCTAAATCACGTCATGAAAGGAGAAGTTTCCGAAATTCTTCTTTCCGCATTTTTAACCGCGATGAGAGCCAACGGAGAGTCGGTCGAGGAAGTTCTCGGATGCACCTTAGCGCTTCGCAAAAACGCGCTTCGACCCAAGACCGTATTTCCCTTCGACCTTTTGGACACTTGTGGAACCGGAGGAGACGGGCAGGGGACGATCAATATCAGCACTCTTTCCGCGATCACTCTTGCTTCTTTAGGAATCAAGGTCGCCAAACACGGAAACCGATCGGTTTCCTCACATACTGGATCGAGCGATATTCTTACGAGGCTCGGTTACAAAACCGAAAAGACCCAAGAAGAAGTGGAACAACATCTGGTTTCCCAAGGCTTCACCTTTCTTTTTGCTCCGATGTGGCATCCTTCTATGAAATACGCCGGACCGGTTCGTAAAGAATTGGGTTTTCGAACGGTCTTCAATATGATCGGTCCACTTTCCAATCCGTTTTCTCCCCAGTATCAGATCATCGGGGTTTACGAACCGGAACTCATGGAACTCTTTATCAAGGTCTTGCAAGCCCTCGGTTTGAAACGGGCGATGGTTTGCCATTCCCGTGACGGTTTGGATGAGTTTTCAATTTTTTCGATCACCGATTATTCTTTTCTGGAGAATGGGGTGATCAGTCGTCATTCTTTTGATCCTTCTCTTCTAAAACTGCCGATACTAAAAAAAGAAGAAGTGTATGCTTCTTCTTCCGATCACGCGGAAACTTTGGCGAGAAGAGTTTTGCAAGGAGAAGCGATCGCGGGATCACATGCGGTTGCTTTGAATGCAGGAGCAGGACTTTTTGTGATGGGAAAAGCTCCGAGCATCGAAGAAGGATACAAAAATGCCCTGGAAGCGATTCTTTCCGGAAAAACAAAGAAGTATTTCGAAGATTTAATTTCCAAAGGGTAA
- the yajC gene encoding preprotein translocase subunit YajC, with protein MNSMILLQLAQAAGDGDKSPFSTLLLIPIMLVIMYFLVIRPQRSEEKKRKEMIESLKKGDEVITSSGIHGKVVEIKDNNEVVVLNIAKDTNVSFTASTVLKKKQADK; from the coding sequence TTGAATTCAATGATACTACTTCAATTGGCACAAGCCGCCGGCGACGGAGACAAGTCACCTTTCTCTACGTTGCTCTTGATTCCGATCATGCTCGTGATCATGTATTTTCTCGTGATTCGTCCACAAAGAAGCGAAGAGAAAAAACGCAAAGAGATGATCGAAAGCCTCAAAAAAGGCGACGAGGTTATTACGTCTTCCGGGATTCACGGCAAAGTTGTGGAAATCAAAGACAACAACGAAGTCGTCGTCTTAAACATCGCGAAAGATACGAACGTTTCCTTTACTGCGAGTACAGTTCTTAAAAAGAAACAAGCGGACAAATGA
- a CDS encoding SRP-less Sec system protein, whose amino-acid sequence MKKATVFILLFLFLGNTVLFSQDGEEIDFLEKVAEPKKTVSKKSSTSTTSSTKSSKKKEKKKSKKKKSKKSSTSPQNPENTKKNVEPSHNGEETSNSGNNSNSSNSSNTNSQTKESSSRNVEEQQLASVSKVDTGDLPKPYWVNEEVKVKPSGLPGYTAPAEPEKSEQGPSFQSRLSDILKLGEDKKKEEEKKKVQEGQKSGSFTGFISDYKKPIIIVVFILLFALYRLKAGKSRGSSGRRSPVTINKMRRD is encoded by the coding sequence ATGAAAAAAGCTACGGTCTTCATTCTACTCTTTCTATTTCTTGGGAATACGGTTTTGTTTTCTCAGGACGGGGAAGAAATCGACTTCCTCGAAAAGGTTGCCGAACCGAAAAAGACCGTCAGCAAAAAGTCTTCCACCTCGACGACTTCTTCCACAAAATCCTCTAAGAAAAAAGAGAAGAAAAAGTCGAAAAAGAAAAAATCGAAAAAGTCCTCCACTTCTCCTCAGAATCCGGAAAATACAAAGAAGAATGTGGAACCTTCCCATAACGGTGAGGAAACGTCGAATTCCGGAAACAATTCGAATTCATCCAATTCTTCCAATACGAATTCACAGACAAAAGAATCTTCTTCTCGTAACGTAGAAGAACAACAACTCGCGAGCGTTTCCAAAGTGGACACGGGAGATCTTCCGAAACCGTATTGGGTGAACGAAGAAGTAAAAGTAAAACCTTCCGGGCTTCCGGGATATACCGCTCCCGCGGAACCTGAAAAATCCGAGCAGGGTCCTTCTTTTCAGAGTCGCCTTTCCGATATACTCAAGTTAGGCGAAGACAAGAAAAAAGAAGAAGAGAAAAAGAAAGTTCAGGAAGGACAGAAGTCCGGATCCTTTACGGGTTTTATCTCCGACTATAAAAAACCCATCATCATTGTAGTATTTATTTTATTATTTGCTTTGTATCGATTGAAAGCGGGAAAATCGCGCGGAAGTTCCGGTCGCAGATCCCCGGTGACGATCAATAAAATGAGAAGAGACTAG